Proteins encoded in a region of the Ruegeria sp. AD91A genome:
- a CDS encoding SUF system Fe-S cluster assembly protein — MTHPSEQFEGTPLIAPSTIEHPLYEAVVEACRTVYDPEIPVNIYDLGLIYTIDIAADNAVKVIMTLTAPGCPVAGDMPGWIVEAIEPVAGVKEVDVELTWEPPWGMEMMSDEARLELGFM, encoded by the coding sequence ATGACTCACCCGAGCGAACAGTTTGAAGGCACCCCGCTTATTGCGCCGTCAACGATTGAACACCCGCTTTACGAGGCCGTGGTCGAAGCGTGCCGCACAGTTTATGACCCTGAAATTCCGGTCAACATCTACGACCTGGGCCTGATCTATACGATTGACATTGCTGCGGACAACGCAGTGAAGGTCATCATGACCCTTACGGCGCCCGGATGTCCGGTCGCGGGCGACATGCCCGGCTGGATTGTCGAGGCAATCGAACCCGTTGCAGGTGTCAAAGAAGTTGATGTCGAACTGACATGGGAGCCGCCCTGGGGCATGGAGATGATGTCGGATGAGGCCCGTCTGGAACTGGGCTTTATGTAG